In Lactuca sativa cultivar Salinas chromosome 5, Lsat_Salinas_v11, whole genome shotgun sequence, the DNA window aggtggttggatgtgctgaaggattatgattgtgaaatcctttaccatccagggaaggccaacgtagtggccgacgccctaagccgcaaggtgagAGCAGCCCCTATCAAATacttatgtctgaggatgacagtgattactccgttgttggaacggatcagggagactcaggttgagggcctcaaggaggagaggcagaagtgtgagaggatagtgggccgattagcttcatttgattatgatagttgagggttgttgacccttcatgggagagtgtgggtaccgtactggggcggagtatagcaggtgttgatggacgaggctcataagtctcgattttctatccacccaagggcgacaaagatgtatagagatcttcgacccgattactggtggccctgcatgaagcgggatgtcgcctggtatgtagagaggtgcctgacctgcaggaaagtcaaggcagaacaccagaggcctcacgacaagatgcagccgttagacattcccgtgtggaaatgggagtacatcaccatggattttatcaccaagtttcccaggactgcacgtggggtagattcgatttgggtaatagtggatcggttgacgaagagtgctcatttcataccgatccaggagagcatatcggcggaAAAGTTAGCCAATATCTATGTGTgggaggtagtggcacgtcatggagtgccggtatcggtggtgtcagaccgagacgtccgttttacatccagattctggaagcggtttcacgacgagatgggtactcgtctccatttcagcactgctttccaccctcagacggatgggtagagcgagaggacgattcagactctcgaggacatgctccgggcatgtgtcctagacttcggtggcagttgggatacgtatcttctgttagcggaattttcgtataacaacagttatcatgcgagcattgatcgacctccctttgagattctttataggaggaagtgcaggaccccgatttgttggggcgaggtcggtcagcgagtcattgggagcacagaggtggtgctcaagacgaccgagttgattcagcaggttcgtagtagactgcagactgcgcagagtcggcagaagagctatgccgacaggaggcgttgagacttggagttccgggtgggcgatatggtccttctgaaggtctcaccttggaagggtgtcatcaagtttcagaagaggggcaagctgggccccaggttcattggtcctttcagggttttggcccgtgtgggtcgggttgcttatcggttggatcttccagcagagcttagccagatccacaacactttccatgtgtctcagttgaggaagtgtttggtggatgagtcagcagttgttcccttagaagatattcaggttgatagcagcctgaattatattgagaggctggccgcgattctggaccggaagacaaagaccttgaggaacaaggtaatccagttagtgaaggtgcagtggcagcaccggaaggggtctgagtggacgtgggaggctgaggaagagatgagagagcactacccggagttatttgcagattcagccgtagcagacttcgaggacgaagtctgagtcaagtgggggagaattgtaacgacccgtctctggtatgttgtttccatgttatttatttagaagttttcaagagggtcTCAGCGAGTCTATAgcacgactcgtcgagtagagacgggatttcgagcacgtgtaagtcggcgactcgacgagtccatattcgggactcggcgagtccgcctgccaggaagaaaccttAAATCCctgggtttgctcactatttaagcaatgttatgtgccccaaactcgcctccttcaccctcagagagcttgtgagaaaccctaaaccattccttgtatgattaaagtgtttttgtgtggattcttgaaggattgaggaagaaaaagaagaaacgaccaaaaagaggaagtgtagagcaaagatccaaggccaaagTCAGAATTCATTGAGGTATGTCTTGGGATTATTctgttttgtgcttaaaacctccattagaacacctctaaggctagtttaatgtattttccaagctttatagttgtatggatgccttgttgggtcgagatatccctagatctgttcatttaggattTTTAGAGCCTTGATCTAGTGCCTTTTCGAAGTTTCTTTgcttgagaaccctagatctagcctttattatgctttttgagccttttaatcttcatgggtgcatatgggcacgtaaagatagaatctttacgtgttaatcgagcttagggagcccagatctataagttttatgcgctggattcaagcagaatcgagtttagagtagctgcatgcatgcgactcggcgagtcgagtcacgagtccccgattttttccccttttgagtgatgccgagtggggaccagtgagtagtagagtggacttaGTGAGCTGgaggttagactcagtaatggagggactcaacgagttgttcatacaactcgacgattccaaggcaatcttcttagctcaagaacaactcgtcgagttgttcatacgactcggggAGTCAGATGCAGATAGCCTGAGTTCTAGAATCGaaaggaaactcgtcgagttgatgccatactcgacgagtagcagcgagtagggttgagaagtgagaatagtgactcggcgagttggcggcccaactcggcgagtcaggtcaactgtaggttgactttgaccgggagagttgactttgaccaggggtaaaagagtcattttaccccaatacaggtattagtatttgattgagtgtgtttatggaattgtagccggggagataccggagcagcagcagatagtttccagagccatacactcagcagccagttcacgaggtgagtttcctaccagtaggaacgggtctacggccacaatgccggcccgtttagctagcagttagttccggacttcggtccgaagcagtagttcagggtgcttgatgtctttgtgattcaggcatgtgtatgtgttatgtgttccggacttcagtctgatgcagtatatgtgttatacgtgtttatgttatgctatgttcagacaattttggatttcggtccgatgcagctagttccggactccgatccgatgcaggggacaaggtcccagtcagtttcggacttcggtccgatgcagctagttccggactctggtccgatgcaggggacaaggtcccagtcagttccggatttcggtccaatgcagttagttccggacttcggtccgatgcagtcagttccagacttcggtccgatgcagttagttccggacttcggtccgatgcagtgggcaaggcccagtatgtgctttatttgttattgtgtggtatgtggtagtttgggggagctcactaagattcatgcttacagtttcagttttggtttcaggtacttccgcaagtaaagggaagagctcgggatgatggcatcgcacacaccacaacttcagtttttgtcatgggagttgattcagttccttagatatgttttgatacagttgtgacacagtttttctcacagtattttattatggttttgagatacgcaacgtatggttttattatgtgatagtcagttttatgatctttgttatattaaaaatgaaattttcgggtcgtatttttgggatgtttcataggTGATGCAACATATAAAAACTTTGTTGTTTTCGGtttaaaattgaaatatatcgtTGTTTTTGGTTAATTATAAAAGTTGGTTGACCAATTGCTtatgtttttttcaaaaaaaaatatcctAAAATTCGAAAAATGACAACTTTTCTTTATTAGTTTGTTATCAAGCCATAAATACGAAAAAATAATATTAGTGTTCATGTCAAAACTACAAATGAAAatcttttaaaattttgtttcttTAACACTTTCCATGGTGAAAATCCTTCCAAAATAAATAGTGCATATATAATAACATGTATACCAACAAAGTAAAACAacattaaaacttaaaaaaaaatgtaatattTCACATTAAAATGTCAAAAGTTCTTAAATTTGTGATTATATATGATTTCTTTTTGTTGAATGTTGTTCTAGATAAAAATTCATATTAAATTGATGCATGCATCATCGAAATACAGTTAAATTGACTATTGTCTGTCAAAATGATAGATTATCATAGTTTTAATAGTGTTTCATATACATAAAAAATGCCTAAACTTATACATAATCCATAATTCTTTACTACAAAATCATTATCATTTTTACTCTAAGTAACTTGCATTTGGTTGGTTTAAAATCTTTTTTTTGCTAAAActtaaaaatcatatatttatttttatcacGAAACTTTTAAAGTTAATTAAGTTAAAGGAGATAAGTATACAAAAGTATACGTCGACAACATTAAAATTTTTAACTTATTTAACTTTTTTTGTTTACAACATACATTTTAGATTATTTTAGTTTGTGACATGGAAAAGTTGAAAGTGCTAAATTGATTTTAGACTCGTACTTAATTCCTTTCACAAAAATGTTAAAATTATAGAAATTTACCAAGTGCACATCACATCAACTCAAAATATTTTTGTTCATATCTTTTGTCTTCTTTTCTATTATAGATTTCTTTTACACATATTTTTCCACCGAATACTATTTAGCACACGTTTGAAAGACCAACTTCTTTACCAATTTTTTATTTACAAAATTGCCCCTTAACATACAATGAAGATTAATAATTTGAAACTCTAAAATGTATAAATTGACCATTACAAAATTCCACAAAATACAATtggaaaaacaaaaatcaatagcTTATACATGTATGAATAGTTAGCTAATAATGACTGCTTCTATAAGCTATATTTTCCACAACAAATTAAATAACATATTTAAAATAGAACAAAAGGTAACCATCGTTTGAATGTAAAAATTGGAggaaaaaaatacattttcagaATATTATAAACCTTATTaagacatttttattaaaaaaatcttACTAACCAGTAGGATCTGAAAGTCAAGAGACAACGAAACTTTGACTACATCAAAGGCTAACCGCGAGTTGAATTAACTACACCTTCAACCCCTCATCCTTCGATTTGCGGCTTTGTTTCCAGCAACATGGCTACTGTAACTTAGGTGATGGACATAAACACTTCCTTTTAAGCCCGAAAAGGTTAGCACCAGGTACCTCTCCTTGTAATCCCCTACTCTCATCTTTTATGCAATTGTGTGTTCGTTGCCAAATCAAATACGACAATTAGTTTCTTGGGTATTGTAACAAGTAAATTACATATTATAataatgataaagaaaataaatatgTTGTGTGTAAATATAGATGTTCAATGTGCTTGTCAATTTTCTTTTCTCTGCTAAAACAAGTGGcatatattatataaaattaatttctcTATAGGTAGAAAAGTTTACACATACAATCTTATAATAGAATATTaaagtataatttattttttcaacttttttaatCTTGGTTGGTAATTATGATTATAGATTTTACTGTTTTTCTATTTCCATATTATTAATcgtaatagtctttttaggttaaATTTATTTTTGACGATAAAATGAATGAAGATGAAAACGAGTGATCAAAGCACAAGAAGAAACATGGGACATTAGATTGGTTTGTTAATGctcaaaagaaaacaaaaactcAAGATGATTCTTCCTCGACGCCCAATAATATCACACATGGTAGCACCAAAGTTCCATCTTGGGAGAGAGAAAGTCAATTTGATGTAAATACGCTTCCACATGATCCAGGCTTGAGAAAGAATATCCTTGATTATCATCCCAATCCCAAGATGCAATAAGGAGAAAATATATGCAAAGAGGCCTTTGCCAACCTCGTAGTCATCAATTTCCTCAAACAGACTTTGGAGGCTATATGCGTCGCTTTATTCCTAGTTGGTTTGATAAACATTAATGGATTGAATATAGTTTGATAAAGATGCGACTTTTTTTTGTATGCTACTTATTTAGGGATAAGGATAAACCCAGTGGAAAAGGTAGAGATGCTTTTGTTACGAATGGCTTTAAAAGATGGAATATACCAAATAGGTTTGATAGACATGAGGGAGTTGTTAATAGTATCCATAATCGAGCTAGAGAAAAGTTTGATATGCTTACCAAACCCAAAAAGTCAATACAAAGTGCTTTTGAGTATCAATCTACAAAAGCTCAAAAAGAATACCACACTCGTTTGCTTGCTTGTGCAAAAAGATATCATACACGCTTGTGCAAAAGAAGCAACTAAATCCATTATTAAAGAACTTGGTGAAGATTACTTTGCAATATTAGCAGATGAATCGGCTGATATTACTCATAACGAGCAAATGTCTTTGTGCTTGCGATATGTAGATAAGAAAGGAGACATAGTTGAAAGGTTTCTCAGTGTTGTACATGTCGTTGATACCATAACTTTAGCTCTTAAAAAGGAAATTTATTCTTTGCTTGCAGAGTATTCATTAAGTCCTTCTAAAATCCGAGGTCAAGGATATGATGGAGCTAGTAATATGAAGGGTGAAAGTAATGGCCTTAAAAATCTAATCTTAAAAGAAACCACATCTGCATACTATGTTCACTGTTTTGCACATCAATTTCAACTAACACTAGTTGCAGTTTCAAAAAAGAGCATAGATTGTGGTTGGCTCTTTGAGATACATACAAAATTATTGAATGCCATTGGAGTTTCTTGTAAGAGAAAAGAAATGTTGCGAGAAGCTCAAGCTCAAAAGGTTTCACAAGAATTTGATGCTGATCAACTTGAAAGTGGCAAAGGATTGAATCAAGAACTTAGTTTGGGAAGGCCGGGTGATACTAGTAGTAGATCCCATTGTAAACTGATTGTGAATGTTATTTCCTTATATCATGTGATACGCGAGGTTCTTGATAAGATAGGAGATGCATCTTCAAGTTCGGACGATCGGCTAAAAGCGGATGTTGTTGCTTATTCACTCGAgtcttttgattttatatttatgaTACATTTGATGAAGACTATTTTTGATGTGGAAAATGATTTGAACAATGCTTTACAAAGAAAAGTTCAAGACATAGTTAATGCCATGTCATTGGTTACATTGACCAGGCGACGGCTACAAGAAGTAGGAGATAATGGTTGGGAACCTCTCTTAAGTTCAGTCATAACGTTTTGTGAAAAAAATTGCATTGAAGCTCCTAATATGGAAGATGTATATATTCCGACAGGTAGAAAAAAACTTGGTAAACTACACACCACAAATCTTCATCATTTTTGAGTTGAAGTCTTTGTTGCAATCATTGAtttgcaacttcaagagttgaaGAACCGATTTGACGAGGTTAGTATGGATCTACTTGTTTATATGGCTAGTTTGAGCCCCATTGATGATTTTAAATCTTTTGATAAAGAAAAAATTATTACACTTGCAAAACTTTATCCTAGTGAGTTTTCAAGTGTTGAATTAGTTCGTCTTGGTGATCAGCTTGATAAATACATCTACAATATGAAAAAAGACGACATATTTCAAGGATTGAAGGATCTTAAATAGATCTCTAAGGAGATGGTGAGATCAAATAAAGATCAAGTTTTTGATCATGCCTATTTACTTATTAAGTTGGTGTTAATTCTCCCAGTGGCGACAACTACGGTAGAAAGAGCATTTTCGACAATGACTTTTGTGAAGAACAAGCTACGTAACAGTACGGGTGATCAATTATTAAATGACTGTTTGGTAACTTATATAGAGAAAGATATATTTTCAAAAGTTAGCGATGAAGTTAGTGTTAATCACTACCAGAATATAAGCAATAGACGACAACACTTGTAAATTTTTGTTTCGATATTAAATAATTTTTAGGCTTTTtttacttattaataaaaatttacTACTTGCATACACTATTTGTTTTTTTGTAAATCCGCCACtgcgggggtgtgacaaattggtatcagagctattggctATAGCGAACTAGTATTTTCTTAGGAAATTACGACTATAGTTTTAGACTAATaatatgttattatatatatatatatatatatatatatatatatatatatatatatatatatatatatatatatatatatattgttcaagttttaaatttataaaactgaATTTATCGCAACCAGACTAACACACACACTAGACAGTATACCTAATCGTGTAATAGTATAACTGTGGTAAGAACAAGTGTCGAACACTAGGGGAACAACGGTGAATtaatttggagtttttgattataggttacagtaAACACACGAAAGCAAtaaagaaatgttttattaattacTTTGAATACCACTTAACATCAAATATCAATAAACTGACTGGAAGACAAAtttctttaggtactttggtttagataaatttcATCTCAAATTAATGGTTAACTACTAGTACCAtgatatttattcattattcaacAATTCTTAATATGACTAGTGTCATGGTCACAACAAATAATCCTTTGGTTTCAACACAACTAATAATTCATTGGTCATgtgaacaaacaatcatgcaaatCAGTATTCAGTTCGTATTAAGTAAGATTTGATCTTATTTAACCCTAATGGTAATAAGAGTTAAATCATGCAGAGAATGGTTATTCTACTCATGAACACACATTAAAGGTCATTACTTTATCTCATAAccctaggttttggtcaaaactCTAGTCATAATCACCAATGGTTACTAGACAACTATGATTCAAATTAACACAACTAGATAGGCCTCTGAATTTTATTAATTCAACAATAGGAAAAAAAACAATCTTTAACACATATGGATCTTCAATCAAActtgacaaaataaattaaataagaataatcaATTCAAATAACAATTAAACCATAAGTTCAAagattcattcaatcataaacataaaGTAGAAGGTTTTAACACCTAAATTAGAGAGTAAAAACATAATGGCATTAGAATGGAAGCTACCATGGTAACAATAACAAGccacatgattaccgacatgaATCCCCTCTATAATAACGACAACATACTTTCTCAGTTGggatacatggaaagtgttatgaatatgtCTCAACTCCTCAGGTAACTTTAACCGAtaagctaccttgcccacccgggcaatCACCCTGAACGAACCAATGAATCTAAGGCCCAGCTTACCGCacttcctaaatcggatcactcatttccaaggagataccttcaggataACAAAACCACTGACTTGGAA includes these proteins:
- the LOC111885848 gene encoding uncharacterized protein LOC111885848, translated to MALKDGIYQIGLIDMRELLIVSIIELEKSLICLPNPKSQYKVLLSINLQKLKKNTTLVCLLVQKDIIHACAKEATKSIIKELGEDYFAILADESADITHNEQMSLCLRYVDKKGDIVERFLSVVHVVDTITLALKKEIYSLLAEYSLSPSKIRGQGYDGASNMKGESNGLKNLILKETTSAYYVHCFAHQFQLTLVAVSKKSIDCGWLFEIHTKLLNAIGVSCKRKEMLREAQAQKVSQEFDADQLESGKGLNQELSLGRPGDTSSRSHCKLIVNVISLYHVIREVLDKIGDASSSSDDRLKADVVAYSLESFDFIFMIHLMKTIFDVENDLNNALQRKVQDIVNAMSLVTLTRRRLQEVGDNGWEPLLSSVITFCEKNCIEAPNMEDVYIPTVFVAIIDLQLQELKNRFDEVSMDLLVYMASLSPIDDFKSFDKEKIITLAKLYPSEFSSVELVRLGDQLDKYIYNMKKDDIFQGLKDLK